A single window of Nicotiana tomentosiformis chromosome 1, ASM39032v3, whole genome shotgun sequence DNA harbors:
- the LOC138908471 gene encoding uncharacterized protein encodes MGAVASDSVIIGIVLVDFDVILGMDWFSPYHAIIDCHSKMVTLAMIGLPRLEWKGTLDHVPSRVVSFLKAQQMIEKGCDAYLAYVSDVSADTPTIESVPIVRDYSDIFPVDLSGMPPDRDIDFGIDLLPGTLPISIPPYCMAPTELKELKE; translated from the exons ATGGgggcagttgcatccgattctgtcatcataggtattgttctg gtagatttcgatgttatattaggcatggactggttttcTCCCTATCACGCTATCATTGATTGTCACtccaagatggtgacattggctatgataggtctaccacggctagagtggaaaggtaccttagatcatgttcctagcagggttgtctcatttctaaaggctcaacagatgattgagaaggggtgtgatgcatatttgGCTTATGTGAGCGATGTTAGTGCTGACACTCCCACCATcgagtcagttccgatagtgagggATTATTCAGACATATTTCCAGTGGATCtttcgggtatgccgcccgacagagatatcgactttggcattgatttgttaccgggaactctgcccatttctattccaccttattgtatggccccaacagagttgaaagagttaaaggaatag